From Bradyrhizobium symbiodeficiens, the proteins below share one genomic window:
- a CDS encoding acyl-CoA dehydrogenase family protein, translating into MTTGIEFALSPDQIALQKGAREFATTVLKDVRPTIRKFGKPDERFYATRPFHKKAVEAGFVKGLFPKAFGGTEVPALDFALAAEELAAVDVNVPSTLLGTGLGVKPIIFYGTEEQKKRFLPDFIQDGTRLAALAFTEVTGGANFDAPDPRFGVKTFASLEGNEWVINGEKHYTTNGTGWDGKNCHLYAVVCRTNPNKGAQESLAVIMVPGSDPGVKVTGLLDTVGHRASISPRMKFENVRVPADNIIGKPGDGIKIVSTNFAWTAALIGAACVGVMRSAFDHALEFARNDARSGPHPIIEYPTVGYMLADMKMRIEACRYLTWKACQQFDRSGGQEQELAVMTKVFCSETCVDVVYDAMRVVGVDSYTDMHPLAELMNDAMCFPLYDGGNMGARRRQLHGMIKSPDYDSLAAARVG; encoded by the coding sequence ATGACAACGGGCATCGAATTTGCGCTGAGTCCAGACCAAATTGCACTGCAAAAGGGAGCCAGGGAATTCGCAACCACCGTCTTGAAGGACGTTCGTCCGACCATTCGCAAGTTTGGCAAGCCAGACGAGCGCTTCTATGCGACGCGTCCATTCCACAAGAAGGCCGTCGAAGCAGGCTTTGTGAAGGGCCTCTTTCCGAAGGCATTTGGAGGAACCGAGGTCCCCGCGCTCGATTTCGCGTTGGCGGCGGAAGAGCTTGCAGCCGTCGACGTCAACGTGCCGAGCACCCTTCTCGGGACGGGGCTGGGCGTCAAGCCGATCATCTTTTACGGGACCGAGGAGCAAAAGAAGCGATTCTTGCCTGACTTCATTCAAGACGGCACCCGGCTTGCCGCTCTCGCCTTCACTGAGGTGACCGGAGGCGCAAACTTCGACGCCCCCGATCCGCGTTTCGGCGTGAAGACCTTCGCCTCACTCGAAGGCAACGAATGGGTCATTAACGGAGAGAAGCATTACACGACCAATGGGACCGGGTGGGATGGCAAAAATTGTCACCTTTACGCCGTCGTGTGCCGGACAAACCCGAACAAGGGGGCCCAAGAGTCTCTCGCAGTCATTATGGTTCCGGGCAGCGATCCCGGGGTCAAGGTCACGGGGTTGCTCGACACCGTCGGGCATCGGGCTTCGATTTCACCTCGAATGAAATTCGAAAATGTCCGCGTTCCCGCCGATAACATCATTGGCAAACCGGGCGATGGCATTAAGATCGTCTCGACCAATTTCGCATGGACAGCAGCCCTGATCGGAGCGGCATGCGTCGGAGTCATGCGGTCTGCCTTTGACCATGCGCTCGAATTCGCACGAAATGATGCACGTTCCGGCCCCCATCCGATCATCGAATACCCCACCGTCGGCTACATGCTGGCCGACATGAAGATGCGAATCGAAGCGTGCCGCTATCTGACCTGGAAAGCTTGCCAGCAGTTCGACAGAAGCGGGGGCCAGGAGCAGGAGCTCGCCGTCATGACCAAGGTGTTCTGTTCGGAGACCTGCGTCGACGTCGTTTACGATGCGATGCGCGTGGTCGGTGTTGACAGCTACACCGACATGCACCCGCTGGCGGAATTGATGAACGACGCGATGTGCTTCCCGCTCTACGACGGCGGCAACATGGGCGCGCGGCGGCGTCAGCTCCATGGTATGATCAAGAGCCCGGACTACGATTCACTCGCCGCAGCCCGTGTGGGTTAG
- a CDS encoding helix-turn-helix domain-containing protein codes for MPFWTTQDLPPGQQFGFWREVLCEAFITLDPSRKSQGAFTGSVEAHAVSDVNVTRLLTDEHRVLRGAKEIRKTPLEYYFVNMQIEGDVLAKQRGREALVRPGEFYIVDSTEPYDLDYRSNLEIFSFRVPKKRLDPLLKDAAGATAIRVSKGSPTGQLAVDFLQSVVRQPQIPPEAQETVADTIAKLVALALGGTAEAEESRPSCTRRAFLNEILKHIDENLFDPSLSVESVCRKFHVTSRYLHRLFEAEEATFGATIRSKRLARCAAELTSSTDQSIAALAFACGFGDVSYFNRIFKRAFDKSPTAYRRANLGVQSKSSTQ; via the coding sequence ATGCCGTTCTGGACCACGCAGGATCTTCCCCCCGGCCAGCAGTTCGGCTTCTGGCGCGAAGTGTTGTGCGAAGCGTTCATTACGCTTGATCCGTCTCGCAAGAGCCAGGGAGCCTTTACCGGGAGCGTCGAGGCGCACGCGGTATCGGATGTGAATGTCACGCGGCTGCTGACGGATGAACACCGGGTCCTCAGGGGGGCCAAGGAAATCCGCAAGACGCCACTCGAGTATTATTTCGTCAACATGCAGATCGAAGGCGATGTTCTCGCAAAGCAGCGGGGACGAGAGGCGCTCGTAAGGCCGGGAGAGTTCTACATCGTGGACTCAACGGAGCCGTATGATCTCGACTATCGATCGAACCTGGAGATCTTTTCCTTCAGAGTGCCTAAGAAACGTCTCGATCCGCTCTTGAAGGATGCGGCAGGCGCAACGGCCATTCGCGTTTCGAAGGGGAGTCCGACCGGACAATTGGCTGTAGATTTTCTGCAGTCGGTCGTTCGGCAGCCTCAGATTCCGCCGGAAGCGCAGGAGACGGTCGCGGATACGATCGCAAAGCTCGTCGCGTTGGCTCTCGGTGGCACGGCGGAGGCTGAGGAAAGCAGACCCTCATGCACCCGGAGAGCCTTTCTGAATGAGATCCTCAAACATATCGATGAGAATCTTTTTGATCCGTCCTTGTCGGTCGAATCCGTTTGCCGAAAATTTCACGTCACGTCCCGCTATCTCCATCGGCTTTTCGAGGCGGAAGAGGCGACCTTCGGAGCCACCATCCGGTCGAAGCGGCTCGCGCGGTGCGCTGCGGAATTGACCAGTTCAACGGACCAGTCGATTGCCGCCTTGGCCTTCGCTTGCGGATTTGGCGACGTATCTTACTTCAATCGCATCTTCAAAAGAGCGTTCGACAAGTCTCCCACCGCGTACCGCCGCGCCAATTTGGGAGTTCAGTCGAAGTCCAGCACACAATAA
- the ihpA gene encoding divalent metal ion exporter subunit IhpA, with translation MSPWNLAARLACVAACLIAGSAIAPSYAQTLTMRSALSRALAASPRLTAAERDVGIATGQRIQAGALLNPELSYEQDDSFGSGKYRGTRSAETTLQISQAFELFGKRDARIAAGAAGIEVAAIQRKAIRLEVLSETAIAFLGVLGAQRRIHILDEQIAAIDRLTPLLRRRVEAGASSPAETGRAEVASALVKADRERFKAILASARRELAVLMGDPNAKFGEVSGRLDILGKTPTFQSVVAAIDANPQLVRWTAVYAQRNAELLLARLKPYPDVRIAAGWRHFSETNDDAVRLSLSVPIPVFDRNQGNILSAQESLAKTRAEREVNRNTLIVIAGRAYDSLQGSLRELAVLRETAIPKAMEASEAISQGYGQGRFTLLEVLDAQASVSQARLREQEALQNFHAGVATIEGLVGNPFTLARETAR, from the coding sequence ATGTCTCCCTGGAATTTGGCCGCGCGCTTGGCGTGCGTGGCGGCGTGTTTGATTGCCGGATCGGCGATTGCGCCGTCTTACGCCCAGACTTTGACGATGCGGAGCGCGCTGTCGCGCGCGCTGGCCGCGAGCCCGCGGCTGACGGCGGCGGAGCGTGACGTCGGCATCGCCACCGGCCAGCGCATCCAGGCGGGCGCCCTGCTCAATCCGGAACTCTCCTACGAGCAGGACGATTCCTTCGGTTCCGGCAAATATCGCGGGACGCGATCGGCGGAGACGACGCTGCAGATCAGCCAGGCCTTCGAGCTGTTCGGCAAGCGCGACGCGCGGATCGCGGCTGGCGCTGCCGGCATCGAAGTCGCCGCGATCCAGCGCAAGGCGATCAGGCTCGAGGTGCTGTCGGAAACCGCGATCGCCTTCCTCGGCGTGCTCGGCGCGCAGCGGCGCATCCATATCCTCGACGAGCAGATTGCGGCGATCGACCGCCTGACGCCGCTGCTCCGCCGCCGCGTCGAGGCCGGCGCCTCCTCACCGGCCGAGACCGGCCGCGCCGAAGTCGCCTCCGCCCTGGTGAAGGCCGACCGCGAACGCTTCAAGGCAATTCTGGCCAGCGCCCGACGCGAGCTTGCGGTGCTGATGGGCGATCCCAACGCCAAATTCGGCGAGGTCTCCGGCCGGCTGGACATCCTGGGTAAAACGCCGACGTTCCAGTCGGTGGTCGCCGCCATCGACGCCAATCCGCAACTGGTGCGCTGGACGGCGGTCTATGCCCAGCGTAACGCGGAACTTCTACTGGCACGGCTCAAGCCCTATCCGGACGTGCGGATCGCAGCCGGCTGGCGCCACTTCAGCGAGACCAATGACGATGCTGTCAGGCTCTCCCTCTCCGTGCCGATCCCCGTGTTCGACCGGAACCAGGGAAACATCCTCTCGGCGCAGGAAAGCCTCGCCAAGACCCGGGCCGAGCGCGAGGTCAACCGCAACACGCTGATCGTGATCGCCGGCCGCGCCTACGACTCGCTGCAGGGCTCGCTGCGCGAGCTCGCGGTGCTGCGCGAGACCGCCATCCCCAAGGCCATGGAGGCGTCCGAGGCGATCTCGCAAGGCTACGGCCAGGGCCGCTTCACTCTGCTCGAGGTGCTCGACGCCCAGGCCAGCGTCAGCCAGGCGCGCCTGCGCGAGCAGGAGGCGCTGCAGAACTTCCACGCCGGCGTTGCGACCATCGAAGGCCTCGTCGGCAATCCCTTCACGCTGGCGCGGGAGACCGCACGATGA
- the ihpB gene encoding divalent metal ion exporter adaptor subunit IhpB, with protein MKTSSTIVVAIVAAALGAYGYSLLEPATPAHTEHSEHSEKKPNDHVEQDEHGADRIRISDVKLAAAGVTLAEAASVTLTDTLAFNGILRANQEAVVQVTPRFPGLAKSIQKRIGDKVGKDDLLAAIESNQSLTVYELKAPIAGTIIERQISLGEYASEQKPAFVVADLSTIWVDLSIYRQDLRRVRLNDEVLIDPDDGRGEIKGTISYMAPIGSSETQTALARVVLQNPDGRLRPGLFVTAKLILAARNVAVAVRRSAIQTLENRTIVFVREDGDKIEARPVELGDSDPRHIEIRAGLSAGEHYVAENSFVVKAEMGKGEAEHD; from the coding sequence ATGAAGACGTCCTCTACTATCGTCGTGGCCATCGTTGCCGCCGCGCTCGGCGCCTACGGCTACTCGCTGCTCGAGCCAGCCACGCCCGCGCATACCGAGCACAGCGAGCATTCCGAAAAGAAGCCGAACGACCATGTCGAGCAGGACGAGCATGGTGCCGACCGCATCCGCATCTCCGACGTCAAGCTCGCAGCCGCGGGCGTGACGCTCGCCGAAGCCGCGAGCGTCACGCTGACCGACACGCTCGCCTTCAACGGCATCCTGCGCGCCAACCAGGAAGCCGTGGTGCAGGTGACGCCGCGCTTCCCGGGCCTCGCCAAATCGATCCAGAAGCGCATCGGCGACAAGGTCGGCAAGGACGATCTGCTCGCCGCCATCGAGAGCAACCAGAGCCTCACCGTCTACGAGCTGAAGGCGCCCATTGCCGGCACCATCATCGAGCGGCAGATCTCGCTCGGCGAATACGCCTCCGAGCAGAAACCGGCCTTCGTCGTCGCCGACCTCTCCACCATCTGGGTCGACCTGTCGATCTACCGGCAGGATTTAAGGCGCGTTCGCCTCAACGACGAGGTGCTGATCGATCCCGACGATGGCCGCGGCGAGATCAAGGGCACGATCTCCTACATGGCGCCGATCGGCTCCAGCGAGACGCAGACCGCGCTTGCACGCGTGGTGCTGCAAAATCCTGACGGACGCCTGCGGCCCGGGCTGTTCGTTACGGCCAAACTGATCCTCGCCGCCCGCAACGTCGCGGTCGCCGTGCGCAGGAGCGCGATCCAGACGCTGGAGAACCGGACCATCGTGTTCGTCCGCGAAGACGGCGACAAGATCGAGGCGCGACCGGTTGAACTTGGCGATTCCGACCCGCGCCATATCGAGATCAGGGCCGGCCTGTCGGCCGGCGAGCATTACGTCGCCGAGAACAGCTTCGTCGTGAAGGCGGAGATGGGCAAGGGCGAGGCCGAACATGATTGA
- a CDS encoding efflux RND transporter permease subunit, producing the protein MIERLIAVSLQQRWLVLLLALGAVAFGALNFQRLPIDAVPDITNIQVQINTRAPGYSPLETEQRITFPVETAMGGLPRLDYTRSLSRYGLSQVTIVFKDGTDIFFARQLVGERIQQVKDQLPAGVEVAMGPVSTGLGEIFMYTVEAKRDDKTGAKTQGGHDYSLTDLRTVQDWIIKPQLRNVPGVIEVNTIGGFERQFHVLPDPGKLMAYRLGFRDVMTALAANNANVGAGYIERNGEQYLVRSPGQVGNLSEIQDVVIGSRGGNPVRIRDVAVVTEGRDLRTGAATRNGEETVLGTAMLLIGENSRTVARRVAARLDEIAKSLPDGVVTRTVYDRTDLVEATVRTVKNNLLEGAALVVAVLFLILGNIRAALVVACVIPLSMAMTISGMVETKVSANLMSLGAIDFGIIVDGAVIIVENCLRMLAQAQRDKGGLLTVSERMRAILRGSSEVIKPSLFGTLIIAVVYLPVLTLTGVEGKMFTPMALTVLMALGAAVLFSITFVPAAVAIFVTGKVSEHENLFMRMAKRAYLPLLRFAIDNRAAVAVMAALIVVASGIAASRMGGEFIPSLDEGDVALASIRIPGTSLTQSVDLQKALEKRVMQVPEVKEFFTRIGTAEIATDPMSPAQTDGYVMLKPRAEWPDPGKSKSEVIEAIDKAADDIPGSAYEISQPIQFRVNELISGVRTDVGVKIFGDDLDILQGAAKQVEAAIRGIRGASDVKIEQVAGLPILTVRLDRQALARYGLSVSEVQGIVEIAVGGKSAGKLFEGDRRFDIVVRLPEYLRGNLEAIRAIPIPLPPGEDAATGTAIRTALAASPLAQMRYVPLSSVATVDATPGPNQISRENGKRRIVVTANVRARDLGSFVTDAEAAVAEKVKLPPGYWIGWGGQFEQLVSATKRLTIVVPVALLLVFLLLFMSMGSAADAALVFSGVPLALTGGVAALLLRGIPLSISAGVGFIALSGVAVLNGLVIIAFIERLRSEGRPVAEAVREGALTRLRPVLMTALVASLGFVPMALATGAGAEVQRPLATVVIGGIISSTILTLLVLPALYVLFRRDAASETPTMAADLAASGER; encoded by the coding sequence ATGATTGAGCGCCTGATCGCCGTCTCGCTGCAACAGCGCTGGCTGGTCCTCCTGCTCGCGCTCGGCGCCGTCGCTTTCGGTGCCCTAAATTTCCAGCGCCTGCCGATCGATGCGGTGCCTGATATCACCAACATCCAGGTCCAGATCAACACGCGTGCGCCCGGCTACTCGCCGCTCGAAACCGAGCAGCGCATCACCTTCCCGGTCGAGACCGCAATGGGCGGCCTGCCCAGGCTCGACTACACCCGCTCGCTGTCGCGCTACGGTCTCAGCCAGGTGACGATCGTCTTCAAGGACGGCACCGACATCTTCTTCGCCCGCCAGCTCGTCGGCGAACGCATTCAGCAGGTGAAGGACCAGCTTCCGGCCGGCGTCGAGGTCGCGATGGGGCCGGTCTCGACCGGGCTCGGCGAAATCTTCATGTACACCGTCGAAGCCAAGAGAGACGACAAGACGGGCGCGAAGACGCAAGGCGGTCACGACTATTCGCTGACCGATCTGCGCACCGTGCAGGACTGGATCATCAAGCCGCAGCTTCGCAACGTGCCCGGAGTGATCGAGGTCAACACCATCGGCGGCTTCGAGCGGCAGTTCCATGTGCTGCCGGACCCAGGCAAGCTGATGGCCTACCGGCTCGGCTTCCGCGACGTCATGACGGCGCTCGCCGCCAACAACGCCAATGTCGGCGCCGGCTATATCGAGCGCAACGGCGAGCAATATCTGGTTCGCTCGCCGGGTCAGGTCGGCAACCTCAGTGAAATCCAGGACGTCGTGATCGGCTCGCGCGGCGGCAATCCCGTCAGGATCAGGGACGTCGCTGTTGTCACGGAAGGCCGAGACCTGCGCACGGGCGCTGCGACGCGCAATGGCGAGGAGACCGTGCTCGGCACCGCCATGCTGCTGATCGGCGAGAACAGCCGCACGGTGGCGCGCCGCGTCGCCGCCCGCCTGGACGAGATCGCCAAATCGCTGCCCGACGGCGTGGTGACGCGGACCGTCTACGACCGCACCGACCTGGTGGAAGCCACCGTCCGCACGGTCAAGAACAACCTGCTGGAAGGCGCGGCCCTGGTGGTGGCCGTACTGTTCCTGATCCTCGGCAACATCCGCGCCGCGCTCGTGGTGGCCTGCGTCATTCCGCTGTCCATGGCGATGACGATATCAGGCATGGTCGAGACAAAAGTCAGCGCGAACCTGATGAGCCTCGGCGCCATCGACTTCGGCATCATCGTCGACGGCGCCGTGATCATCGTCGAGAATTGCCTGCGCATGTTGGCCCAGGCGCAGCGCGACAAAGGCGGGCTGCTGACGGTCTCGGAGCGAATGCGCGCGATCCTGCGCGGGTCCAGCGAAGTCATCAAGCCGAGCCTGTTCGGAACGCTGATCATCGCGGTGGTCTATCTGCCCGTGCTGACGCTGACCGGCGTCGAGGGCAAGATGTTCACGCCGATGGCGCTGACCGTGCTGATGGCGCTCGGCGCAGCCGTGCTGTTCTCCATCACTTTCGTGCCGGCGGCGGTCGCCATCTTCGTCACCGGCAAGGTGTCCGAGCACGAAAACCTGTTCATGCGGATGGCCAAGCGGGCCTATCTCCCCCTGCTCCGCTTTGCCATCGACAACCGGGCCGCGGTCGCCGTCATGGCCGCACTCATCGTGGTCGCAAGCGGCATCGCCGCGTCGCGGATGGGCGGCGAGTTCATTCCGAGCCTGGACGAAGGCGACGTCGCGCTGGCCTCGATCCGGATCCCCGGCACCAGTCTGACGCAATCGGTAGACCTGCAGAAGGCGCTGGAAAAACGCGTCATGCAGGTTCCGGAGGTGAAGGAATTCTTCACCCGCATCGGCACCGCCGAGATCGCCACCGACCCGATGTCGCCGGCACAGACCGACGGCTACGTCATGTTGAAGCCGCGCGCCGAATGGCCCGACCCCGGCAAATCGAAATCGGAGGTGATCGAGGCCATCGACAAGGCCGCCGACGATATTCCCGGCAGCGCCTACGAAATCTCCCAGCCGATCCAGTTCCGGGTCAACGAGCTGATCTCGGGCGTGCGCACCGACGTTGGCGTCAAGATCTTCGGCGATGACCTCGATATCCTGCAAGGCGCAGCCAAGCAGGTCGAGGCCGCGATCCGCGGTATCCGCGGCGCCAGCGACGTCAAGATCGAGCAGGTCGCAGGGCTGCCGATCCTCACCGTCCGCCTCGATCGCCAGGCGCTCGCCCGCTACGGCCTCAGTGTCAGCGAGGTGCAGGGCATCGTCGAGATCGCCGTCGGCGGCAAGTCGGCCGGCAAGCTGTTCGAGGGCGATCGCCGTTTCGACATCGTCGTGCGCCTGCCCGAATACCTGCGCGGCAATCTCGAGGCGATCCGGGCGATCCCGATTCCGCTGCCGCCCGGCGAGGACGCCGCAACCGGCACGGCCATTCGCACCGCGCTGGCCGCCTCTCCCCTCGCCCAGATGCGCTATGTGCCGCTGTCGTCGGTTGCCACCGTCGACGCGACGCCCGGGCCGAACCAGATCAGCCGCGAGAACGGCAAGCGGCGCATCGTCGTCACCGCCAATGTCCGCGCGCGCGATCTCGGCTCCTTCGTCACTGACGCCGAGGCGGCGGTGGCCGAGAAGGTCAAGCTCCCGCCCGGCTACTGGATCGGCTGGGGCGGCCAGTTCGAGCAATTGGTCTCCGCGACCAAGCGGCTGACGATCGTGGTGCCGGTGGCGCTTCTGCTGGTGTTCCTGCTGCTGTTCATGAGCATGGGATCGGCGGCCGATGCGGCGCTGGTATTCTCCGGCGTTCCGCTGGCGCTGACCGGCGGCGTGGCGGCGCTGCTGCTGCGCGGTATTCCGCTCTCGATCAGCGCGGGTGTCGGCTTCATCGCGCTGTCGGGCGTCGCCGTGCTCAACGGCCTCGTCATCATCGCCTTCATCGAGCGGCTGCGCAGCGAGGGGCGGCCGGTCGCGGAGGCCGTACGCGAGGGCGCGCTGACGCGGCTGCGGCCGGTGCTGATGACCGCGCTGGTCGCCTCGCTCGGCTTCGTGCCGATGGCGCTCGCGACCGGTGCCGGCGCCGAGGTGCAGCGGCCGCTGGCGACCGTGGTGATCGGCGGCATCATCTCCTCGACCATCCTGACCTTGCTGGTGCTGCCGGCGCTCTACGTGCTGTTCCGCCGTGACGCGGCGAGCGAAACGCCTACAATGGCGGCTGATTTGGCGGCGTCCGGGGAGCGCTAG
- a CDS encoding cation diffusion facilitator family transporter, which yields MGSHDHHGHHHHDHGDHGHGHDHSHGHVHAPANFGKAFAIGIALNTALVVAEAIYGYLGNSTALLADAGHNLSDVLGLVMAWGASIAARRAPSGRFTYGFRASTILAALANAVFLLVATGAIGLEAILRLREPEPVAGVTVMVVAGIGILINGFTAMLFASGRKDDINIEGAYLHMAADAAVSLGVVVSAALIIWTGWLWLDPVTSLVICATILWSTTSLLRGSIDMAMAAAPKGTDLAAIRALLLARPGVSAIHDLHVWPISTTETALTCHLVMPAGTGDGFLMETAQLLKTTHRIGHTTLQVETHPDNGCALAPDDAV from the coding sequence GTGGGCAGCCACGACCATCACGGTCATCACCACCATGATCATGGCGACCACGGTCATGGTCACGACCACAGTCACGGCCATGTCCATGCGCCCGCGAATTTCGGCAAGGCGTTCGCGATCGGCATTGCGCTCAACACCGCGCTGGTCGTGGCCGAAGCGATCTACGGCTATCTCGGCAACTCCACTGCGCTTCTCGCGGACGCCGGCCATAATTTGTCCGACGTGCTCGGCCTGGTCATGGCCTGGGGCGCCTCGATCGCGGCGCGGCGGGCGCCGAGCGGCCGCTTCACCTACGGTTTTCGCGCCTCCACCATTCTGGCCGCGCTCGCCAATGCCGTGTTCCTGCTGGTCGCGACCGGCGCGATCGGCTTGGAGGCGATCCTGCGGCTGCGCGAGCCGGAGCCGGTCGCTGGCGTCACCGTCATGGTGGTCGCCGGCATCGGCATCCTCATCAACGGCTTTACCGCCATGCTGTTCGCGAGCGGGCGCAAGGACGACATCAACATCGAGGGCGCGTATCTGCACATGGCCGCCGACGCCGCGGTCTCGCTCGGCGTCGTGGTCTCCGCGGCATTGATCATCTGGACCGGCTGGCTCTGGCTCGATCCCGTCACCAGCCTCGTCATCTGCGCCACCATCCTCTGGAGCACGACCAGCCTATTGCGCGGCTCCATCGACATGGCGATGGCGGCCGCCCCCAAGGGCACCGACCTCGCCGCGATCAGAGCCCTCCTGCTCGCGCGTCCCGGCGTGTCGGCGATCCACGATCTCCACGTCTGGCCGATCTCGACCACCGAGACGGCGCTGACCTGCCACCTGGTCATGCCCGCCGGCACCGGCGATGGCTTCCTGATGGAGACGGCGCAACTGCTAAAGACGACCCATCGCATCGGCCATACCACGCTTCAGGTCGAGACCCACCCGGACAATGGCTGCGCGCTGGCGCCGGATGATGCGGTGTGA
- a CDS encoding class I SAM-dependent methyltransferase, with amino-acid sequence MQQPSGHEQNADQIAYWNGPSGQRWADRHAAQESLLGPIAEALIDRARPMPGERVLDVGCGSGATTFAFAKAVAPDGFALGLDVSEPMLSQARAFAPKGLPLDFVLADATVHPFEPASFDLLASRFGVMFFADPIASFTNLRRALKPTGRLAFACWREPKENPWMMAPLMAVYKHVPKMPPVGPEEPGPFAFASEERVMRILKGAGFVDMAMEPHDLPMDVAIGGGLDAAVDGALQIGPASRALQGHPPETYAAAKASIREMLAPFQKGQSVALQGAIWIVTAKAT; translated from the coding sequence ATGCAACAGCCCAGCGGACACGAACAGAACGCCGACCAGATCGCCTATTGGAACGGCCCGAGCGGCCAGCGCTGGGCCGATCGCCATGCTGCGCAGGAGAGCCTGCTTGGACCGATTGCCGAGGCGCTGATCGACCGCGCCAGGCCGATGCCCGGTGAGCGCGTCCTCGATGTCGGCTGCGGCTCCGGCGCGACGACGTTCGCGTTCGCCAAGGCGGTGGCGCCCGACGGGTTCGCGCTCGGCCTCGACGTCTCCGAACCGATGCTGTCGCAGGCGCGCGCGTTTGCGCCGAAAGGCCTGCCGCTCGATTTCGTGCTGGCGGATGCGACGGTGCATCCGTTCGAGCCGGCGAGCTTTGATCTGCTCGCCTCGCGCTTCGGCGTGATGTTCTTTGCCGATCCCATTGCGTCCTTCACAAATCTTCGCCGCGCGCTGAAGCCGACCGGGCGGCTCGCCTTCGCCTGCTGGCGGGAGCCCAAGGAAAACCCGTGGATGATGGCGCCGCTGATGGCGGTCTACAAGCACGTGCCGAAGATGCCGCCGGTCGGGCCGGAGGAGCCGGGCCCGTTCGCCTTCGCCTCGGAAGAACGTGTGATGCGCATCCTGAAGGGGGCCGGCTTCGTCGACATGGCGATGGAGCCGCATGACCTTCCGATGGACGTCGCGATCGGCGGCGGCCTCGATGCGGCGGTGGATGGCGCCTTGCAGATCGGCCCCGCCAGCCGCGCGCTGCAGGGACATCCGCCGGAGACGTACGCGGCCGCAAAAGCCTCGATCCGCGAGATGCTCGCGCCGTTCCAGAAGGGGCAGAGCGTCGCGTTGCAAGGCGCGATCTGGATCGTGACCGCGAAGGCGACTTAG
- a CDS encoding GFA family protein: MQIDGQCHCGKITYEAEVDPEDVSVCHCSDCQTLTGSPFRVTAICSKADVHLTGGTPKVYGKRGDNGRMRFQHFCADCGSPLFTSGEADQADDWGIRWGSIRQRDKLRPVRQIWCQSAAVWIDAVPLLPGRPGD; the protein is encoded by the coding sequence ATGCAGATCGACGGGCAATGCCATTGCGGAAAGATCACCTATGAGGCCGAGGTCGATCCGGAGGATGTCTCGGTCTGTCACTGCTCCGATTGCCAGACGCTGACCGGCTCGCCGTTCCGGGTGACGGCGATCTGCAGCAAGGCCGATGTCCACCTGACCGGCGGTACGCCCAAGGTCTACGGCAAGCGCGGCGACAACGGCCGAATGCGCTTCCAGCATTTTTGCGCCGATTGCGGTTCCCCGCTGTTCACCAGCGGGGAGGCCGACCAGGCCGACGATTGGGGCATCCGCTGGGGCTCGATCCGCCAGCGCGACAAACTGCGCCCCGTCAGGCAGATCTGGTGCCAGTCGGCGGCGGTCTGGATCGACGCGGTGCCGCTGCTGCCGGGAAGGCCGGGGGATTGA